The following are encoded in a window of Castanea sativa cultivar Marrone di Chiusa Pesio chromosome 9, ASM4071231v1 genomic DNA:
- the LOC142608854 gene encoding uncharacterized protein LOC142608854, whose product MPFGLKNAGATYQRAMITIFHDMMHREIEDYVDDIVVKSKARENHFDVLRKVFERCRLYKLRMNPLKCAFGVFAGKFLSFLVHQRGIDVDPSKAQAIATMKPPATFKELKSFLGRLAQWLLQLFEFEIIPIAPIVVKGQAIADLLAWFTGEEIWDITDEVPGDLPEVLTIEAAGARWILRFDGSSTATEGGAGIFLIKEKGEALAMSFKLNFSCTNNTIAYKAYHTGLAVAHEMGIKRLRVVGDSNLVVCQTKGDFALKEPSLAPYRAMAQMLEDSFEDFDIQYSQRFDNRFVDALAILGARISFEGMATEVIVIKKPVPVIQVLKAEFFGQPLDQTNWRSPIKEALLSLSSKERLQRLGYYWPDMDKQAANIQSILPDNWDEAYRLKRMATRYFVEGGVLFRRGFNEESLRCLGTPEAQSVMQEVHAGECGDHQGKKRLL is encoded by the exons ATGCCCTTTGGCCTTAAGAACGCCGGTGCCACTTACCAAAGGGCCATGATCACAATCTTTCATGATATGATGCACAGAGAAATTGAAgactatgtggatgacattgtGGTGAAGTCAAAAGCAAGAGAAAACCATTTTGATGTCCTAAGGAAAGTCTTTGAAAGATGCCGCCTTTACAAGCTTCGTATGAACCCCCTTAAGTGTGCTTTTGGTGTTTTCGCTGGAAAGTTTTTGAGTTTTCTTGTTCACCAACGGGGGATAGATGTTGATCCTAGCAAGGCACAAGCTATAGCCACCATGAAGCCGCCTGCCACATTTAAGGAACTTAAAAGCTTCCTTG GAAGGCTAGCACAATGGCTCTTGCAattgtttgaatttgaaattatccCTATCGCCCCTATAGTTGTAAAAGGGCAAGCTATAGCTGACTTACTAGCATGGTTCACAGGAGAAGAAATTTGGGACATTACTGATGAAGTCCCTGGAGATTTACCAGAGGTTTTAACTATTGAGGCGGCTGGAGCTAGGTGGATTCTCAGATTTGATGGGTCCTCCACTGCTACTGAAGGAGGAGCTGGAATTTTTCTAATCAAAGAAAAAGGGGAAGCACTAGCCATGTCTTTCAAGCTTAATTTTTCTTGTACCAACAATACGATTGCGTATAAAGCATACCACACAGGTTTGGCAGTAGCACATGAAATGGGAATTAAACGCCTTAGGGTGGTTGGAGATTCGAACCTAGTTGTTTGTCAAACTAAGGGAGATTTTGCACTCAAAGAACCATCGTTGGCACCATATAGAGCTATGGCTCAAATGTTGGAAGATTCATTTGAAGACTTTGACATTCAATACTCTCAAAGGTTCGACAACCGTTTTGTTGATGCTTTAGCCATTTTGGGGGCTAGAATCAGTTTTGAAGGCATGGCTACTGAAGTTATAGTCATAAAGAAACCTGTTCCAGTCATACAAGTGCTGAAAGCGGAGTTTTTTGGTCAACCACTAGACCAAACAAATTGGCGGTCACCCATCAAAGAAGCACTATTATCTCTATCTAGCAAAGA GCGCCTCCAGCGATTAGGGTATTACTGGCCAGACATGGACAAGCAAGCTGCCAACATCCAAA GCATTTTGCCCGACAACTGGGATGAGGCATATCGGTTAAAAAGGATGGCGACTCGCTACTTTGTGGAGGGAGGTGTCCTTTTCCGAAGAGGATTTAATGAGGAGTCCTTAAGATGTTTAGGGACCCCTGAAGCCCAATCTGTCATGCAAGAAGTTCATGCGGGTGAATGTGGGGACCATCAAGGCAAGAAGCGACTTCTCTAG